Below is a window of Aquarana catesbeiana isolate 2022-GZ unplaced genomic scaffold, ASM4218655v1 unanchor228, whole genome shotgun sequence DNA.
TGAACCCAATCCTCCTGTGCCCCGCAGCAGCTGTCAGAAGGGGGAGCCACCAATGCTGCATTAGGGGGCAGACAGGGGGATTGGAGTGGTAGGGGGGCAGAAATTAGAGCGATGTGGGGGAAGCGTTGGGTGCCAGACACTGTAGATTCCTATGCCAAGCAGTCAGCGGATTGGAGAAGGGGACAGCCTGCTGCACTGCAGAGGAATCAGATCCAGATCGGAGCGGGGGGGATTAGTGAAGCCCAGTGCCAGAACTCCTTCCGGCTCTGGGCTCCTGGATTTAGCCTGGATATGGGAGATGCTGGGATTTCAATGACTGTAGGATAGGATGCTggagaatagggttgccaccttttcttcaagacgatcacagatcagggtaaagggccacagtggccctttaccatgtgatcagcttcaataacagctgatcatgatgtaaacacaagccggttatcaaattttctttcttcatactgacagcgtgaggagagaagagagctgataactggcttatCTTAAAAAGACATTTACAATGATAATCAGAGCAGTCCCAACATTGCCCACcggtgctgctcatcagtgcctcctcatcagttacccatcagtgccacctatcagtgtccaccagtgccacctcattagtgtccaccagtgccgcctatcagagtccatcagtgccacctcattagcatccatcagtgccacctcattagcatccaccagtgccacttcattagtgtccatcagtgccgcctatcagagtccatcagtgccacctcattagtgtccactagtgccacctcattagtgtccatcagtgctgcctatcaggcgAACTCAGCCCGCTATCCTCCATTAATTAGCCTTGTGCTGACATGCctcttcccctgcacagccattcattgggaagaccagtttgctgctgtttctcctcctcctgCTTTTATACAGCTGAgcacagaaggaatgtgatcacttataaaaaaggggggaaaactTCTTATAATGTTTTTCatatctatgcacaaatgtttttcctttcatttctattgaaaccacttgcctactgggcactttcacccccttcctgcccaggccaattttcagctttcagagctgtcacactttcaatgacaattgcgcggtcatgttacattgtacccatatgacatttgtattattattattttttttttttttttagacagcttgagttttcttttgggggtatttaatcgcCGCTGgggttttttacatttattaaacaaacgGAAAAAGCCCGAACATTTGGGAAAACtaattttttctttgttataaaatgtagtaaataagtattttttctccttcgctgatgggcactgatgaggattaTGATAGGCGGCAaagataggcactggtaggcagcactgataggaggcactgatggatgctgataggcagcatttatagatggcaatgatgggcactggtaggtggcactgatagacagcacttatgGATGCGGACAGGCCGCACTgacatgcatcactgatgggcactgacaggcatcactggtgagtactgttagggctgcactgatgaccaGGATACGGATTGTCAGTGCAGAGGTCCCCactgaggaatgccgtttaccgacatttcctttttacactgtgatcagatgtgattggacatagcttatcacatggtaaagagcctacttcAAAGACTCTTTACCATGATCGGTGATGAGGTGTGTCCCGGGCAATGCCACACCACCAATCACTAAGCTGCGCAGCCCCGCGGGTGAtgtatgacgtcttcccagaagaAGAGCGCCCCCACCTGTTCGTCATTTCACTATATGGAGGGCAGGAATCAGTTAAACTGAAATGGTTGTTTTACAACGTGGGGTCTTACATACACTTTACCTTCTATCCTTCAGTGTGTACTGTACTCATAAGTGTATGAGTGTGATCTCAGGTATTAGTATGAAACCATGTCTGACAGAGGAAACTAAGGGGTCTACTCATAGAAAATTCAGTCAGTCATTACAAAGCATGGCCATAAtttaacacagtgatttcctatgattgtcagctccatctagtggccataaaattgtatttttcatgaaatatggcattatggccactagatggagccaaggaaatcagtgtatCAAATAAAATACAACCAATATTCATCATAGCTGGGTGAATGTTGGCCACAGTCATtcaaccaatttttttaaaaacagacctctaagtgtttgtgaaaacctacaccacaaaatgtactcagccaatgaaaggtaatgactccatttttatttttctactgctatcaatggccaacacggtacaacacttcatccatgtctttggtgatctcttaTCTCCTTATGAACTATTTCCTCATATGAGaactgtgatgtccagcaacattcatatagaagacatttcccccACTCAAGGCACTAAAGCATcttgagggttgtgtgggatccctgatgtacaggaagacaggacttcagcgAGGAGCATTTCCCTCATTTAGGACAGCAATatagcttctcccctgtgtgacatctctgatgtgtgttaagatgggacttatgtgaaaaacatttcctgcactcaagacaggaatacagcttatcccctgtgtgagatctctgatgtctgttaatATCTGACTTCCgtgaaaagcatttcccgcactcaggacaggaatatggcttctctcccgtgtgacctctctgatgtgtgtaaagattggacttctgtgaaaaacatttcccgcactcaagacaggaatacggcttctcccttgtgtgagatctctgatgtgtggaaagatgatgcttctgtgaaaaacatttcccacactcaggacagcaatAAGGATTCTCCCCCGTGTGATATCTCAGATGTGTGTAAAGATGATGCTTTTgtgagaaacatttcccacactcaggacagcaataaggattctcccccgtgtgagatctcagaTGTGTGTGAAGGTGatgcttctgtgaaaaacatttcccacactcaggacagcaataagtattctcccccgtgtgagatctctgatgtgtgtaaagataatgcttctgtgaaaaacatttcccacacgcaggacaggaatatggcttctcccccgtgtgagatctctgatgtgtgtaaagatgatgcttctgtgaaaaacattttccacactcaggacaggaatatggcttttttCCAGTGTGAGATATTAGATGTGTAACAAGATTTGCTTTAGTTAcataacatttcccacactcagaacaggaatatggcttctcccctgtgtgtaatctctgatgtctgtaaagattagacctatatgaaaaacatttcccgcactcagtacatgaaaacctcttatctgttggaaggatggcaccgtccctcacagtctgaggttcctcaggataagaggaatacgatggtccatctacactgtgtggtgccggatggacattggaggtagtcgggttttctcctggactaaactgtgtgatgtcctcatcttctactttacagtctggagacaaagtgagacattcctctgaggttttcctcatctcccgtccatctactaaactAGAAATAAaaggattattactagacatgagctgattggttcccctaaaccaggactccacccacatctggcagctttgtctctgaggatcttacaattcccccccctcaaggtaactagtaaatgggtcctctgatctcctaccagttcatttctttattcatggaccttagtcagagagtgaggaaacagcgagaactgtcttttataggagtgacagtgataaggagattataggacgagtgtccccaccccctctatcactcattgccatcttcccaacacaaaaagtactgcacttccttatttagtccatgatttagtcatgaataacagcgggacTGAGCCCAACCAGAGGTCAGAGACTGAGGATGGGGGGCGAACAACCAAGatgactggactgatcctgaagaccccCATCAATGGGTTATTTCCTTACCTCATTATCattttctgtttaaggttccaaagtataagcacttcaatactggacacttttacccccttcctgcccaggccaattttcagctttcagtgctgtcacactttgaatgatgatCGTGCGGTCATGGACCTCATatgaattatcattttttttcacacaaatagagttttatttgGGTGGTATaatatcaccactggggttttttgtttttgctaagcaaaaaaattacattttaaaaaactaAAGGTTatggttatacaattttgcaaatacgtaacttttcttcttcactgatgggcactggtgaggctgcactgatgagacggcactaatGGAGACTCTTAGAAAGCACAGACGAGGCTTTACTGATGATTAGTATCCTGAATATCAATGTAAATGTGTCAGGATTTCCAATTATCGGCTCTTCTTTCCTTACACAGTGACAGCacctgaggaaaggaaatgccgataaccggcaagtttgtttacaagggatcagctctgattggacatggttgattacgtggtaaagaaccgctgtgattggccctttaccttgatttttgatcagctgtgttcaaaggacacagcagtcactTAGAGAGTGACCGATGCATTCCCCAGGGGGCGTGTGACTGCCCTTCCAGAacaagagagccacgctgtagctgtctttcaccTATGGTGCGGTACTGAGGCGGTTAACCAGTTGCTATCCACGCTATAGCCTAATGAATGTTACAGTGCAGCCAGCTAGTTCTGGGATgtagtcatatgacggcctcccatgcTGGTGCTTCCAGGAGTGTCTGTGATCACTGggtccaatcacagcagctctttaccatgtaatcactCTGTCCAATGACAGAGCAATTGCTTTGTAAACAAACCAGGGTCATGcccggttcagctctctcctctcctcacaccaataCCGAGTGTGAGGAAAGGAGGGAGATCAGTTGCTAAATCATGAGTTTTTCTAAATTCTGTGTGCGCTTTAGTATCCTACAGTGCCCTATAGAGCCCATAAGTGAGTGCACATCAATGCTATTAATTCCctacagtgctaatcagtgcacatcaatgccatacagtgctcatcagtgccgtaggGTGCTCACCATTTCACATTAGTgctaatcagtgcacatcagtgccatatagtgctcatcagtggcctacagtgctcatcagtgccaaggAGTGCTCATAATTTCACATCAGTGacatacagtgctcatcagtgctgtacagtgcatatcagtgccctaAAGGgctaatcagtgcacatcagtgccatacAAAGTTCACAAGTGGCctacagtgctaatcagtgccgtaGAGTGCTCACCATttcacatcagtgccctacagtgctaatcagtgcacatcagtgccatacagtgctcatcagtgccgtacagtgctcatcagtgccgtacagtgcatattagtgccccacagtgctcatcactgccctacagtgccagtacagtgccctattagtgctcatcagtgacactaCAATTCCCTATTagtgcttatcagtgtccatcagtgagtgcccttcagtgccaccctatcagtggatcctcatcagcgcccgtcagagcagcctcatcagtgccagttTATCAGTGCAGTGCATTAGTGAACccttcatcagtacccatcagttcacCCTCATCAGAACACAACTCCCATCTCTGTAGGAAGCAAAATATCTACAGCCTACCCCCTCCACTGGAGCCTCTGCACACAAGGTGCAGGACACACTCCATACAAAACACAGGAACTGCAGCTCTTTCCAGCAAAAGCCAGGAGTAGCCTCTgcaaatgacatgttcaaaagactcattatgcctcatagaatatatgttggggtgtttaatttccaaaatggggtcattttgtgggtgtttccactgtcctggtgcttcagggtcttcaaaaatgtgataggtagtcaggaaatgaggtgtgtaatttatgctcctagaatgcctggaggtgctacttggatgttgggcctctgtatgtggccaagctgtgtaaaagtctcacacatgtggtatcgccatactcaggaggagtagtagaatgtattttgggttgtaatgtTTGCTTACATACTATGAGTTAGAAATAactttataaattgacaactttgtgtaaagaaaaatttgttttcattttctttccacattttccaaaaacttgtgggaaaaaaatgacattttcaaaagactcattatgcttcatggAATATACATTGAGGCGTTTACTTTCCAAAACAGGGACATTTTGTGGgcctttccattgtcctggtgctccagggccttcaaaaatgtgaaaggtagtcaagaaattagatgtttaatttatgtccctagaacacctaaaGGTGctgcttggatgttgggcctctgtatgtggccaggctgtgtaaaagtctcacacatgtggtatcgccatactcaggaggagtagcagaatgtgttttggggtgtaattgcaaataTGCATATGCCACGTGAGagaaatatgacaattttgtgaaaaaataaaaataaaattttcaaagaattgtgggaaaaaattacaacttcaaaaaactcaccattcctcttactaaatacattgcaatgtctactttccaaaaaggggaatatttgtactttcctggattgttagtgtctcaagaaatgagaaaggccgtcagtacatcaggtgtgatcaatttggttggcaccatagcttgtagactttataactttcacaaagaccaaataatatacactaatttggcctatttttaccaaagatatgtagcagtataaattttggccaaaatttatgaagacaaattactaatttgcaaaattttataacagaaacaaagaaaaaaaatttttttttcaaaaatgtcagtctttttttatctatagcgtaaaaaataaaaaacccagtggtaattaaccacttaccgaccaacCGCCATCAtaatactgtggcaggtcggctcgtttCCGCAAATCGGCAGGGCAGCAGATGCACATGGCTGTTGTTCCTAGTGatgaggaacagcgatctctctgtactcccagtcagtcccatccccccacagttagaaacacctcctagggaacacatttaaccccttgatcgccccctagtgtcaatcccttccctgccagtgacatacagtAATCCAGTGGCGAAATTTTCGCAGTCGCACTTACAactgggccctgccgttctgccgctgtggggggggccTAAgccccggcatctccccctgcacccctggctgtctgtttagaatgcagtggggggaggtgggagacgACAATCGGCAGCTCTATGTTGCCCGTGGGCGGCGAGATCTCCCTGGGGCTTCTGGTTTTCTTCCCGAGTGTCAGCGtatacagtggagagaggaggggcctctgacccaggcatgtatcagtttcactcttcagtgtacaagtgagtcactctgcttgtacactcttgctgatacatgtATAAACTGTATAAACTGGgaaagagaactacaagccccagggagatcccgccaccTGTGGACACATAGAGCTGCCAATCGCCACCTCCCACAGaaatgtgctgggggttggaggtgcacagacagtggagaccagccaggtactGGGGAACCTCTGGAGGGGGGGGctgtctgaggacactgatgtaaggggggccctctggggacactgatgtaaggggggctctctggagacactaatgtaagtggggggctctctggagacactaatgtaaggggggctctctagggacactgatgtaaggggggggttctctggggacactaatgtaaggggggttctctggggacactaatgtaagggggggctctctggggacactaatgtaagggggggctctctggggacactaatgtaaggggggctctctggggatcctgatgtaaggggaggctccctgggaaccctgatgtaatgagggggctctggggaccctgatgtaatggggatccacactcagataggtaacgatatatatatatatatatatatatatatatatatatatatatatataattttatctatctatatataatctatacatatatagatacacacacacacacacacacacgtatattatatacatgtgtatgcctgcccaattGTATGACTTTCTtcacttcgctgctatgggctgtaGATCTTTTGTAGACACAGCAACGCCCCTGgtaggggcccttcatggtttcctgcaccggggccctgaagattctagttacgcctctgcagtAATCAGtagatttttatagcactgattactgtataaatgtcaaaagtgtcaaaagtgtccgatctgtcagccgcagtatctcagtcccactaaaaatcgcagatcgccaccattattagtaaaaaaataaaaataataaaattgccaaaaatctatcccctattttgtagacgctaccacttttgcgcaaaccagccaatatatacgcctattgtgagttttgttttaccaaaaatatgtagaagaatacatatttgcctaaactgatgaagaaatgtgttatttttaaaatttctggggatagttattatagcaaaaagttaaaaaaatatatatatatatatatttttaaattgtctgactttttttgtttatagcaaaaaaataaaaactgcagaggtgatcaattaccatcataagaaagctctatttgtgggggaaaaaaggacataaattttatttgggtataacatcacacgacctcgcaattgtcagttaaagcgacacagtgccgtatcacaaaaaataggctggtcattaagggggaaaatcttccggtctgtaagtggttaaataccaccaaaagaaagctctatttgtgtgggaaaaataaagacaaaaatgtcatatgggtacagtgttgcaggactgagttattgtcattcaaagtgtgagagcgatgaaagctgcaaattggtctgggcaggaagggggtataagtgcccagtagtcaagtggttaaggatgttatTCAATTATTAtgaacatgtaaaagtctgtgctccaatcaaatcagatataaaatgtccagctggtagaaaatgggtgtaacaaatcagaatacatattatgtttatatatagcagtgggtagaggggggagagcagaagtcaggaaatcaggactatgtaatgtacaccaTATTGTATAatatacaacagataggactatatagtattaGAATGctttaatgtacaacatagagtatatattgcaggggtcaggagtatataatgtacaatatagagtatatagtgcagagatcaggagtatgtaatgtacaagggtcaggactcataatattggtattcagtaatcagtggaagcctaaatgtttacatgagacaagttgcagacgtcccacaccgctgcctcccatctcctgagactgcactcagtgacttgggtctgagactatacagacatatccctccacccggcacagccagcaaataacagagcaagtaatcccgggagaattgttctgtcaaaAATCTTGCCAGAAGACCCAAAACAtataccccaggtgcctaggtctaATAACACCTATGGTGAAAAtccacattttgctgccagctgaaccccagaatctccataaatccagtctagagacataaattgtgtctgcagcacagagaaggaagattatccaagagaaatacaggaacacaggatggggaacacagctcaggaaagtgaccaggttattacaggctgatatcacccagtccctgccctactctggaccaatcagtgagcagtatgggtgtggaggaatgtatttagtgttaatgacccacctgtactgatctctgtaggagtgtcctcctctataaatgtccccgttattccatcctcctccatagactgctgatcatctctcatatcttcttcttctgctttaacctcaaattctatatcgattggatctccactctaaatcaagaaaatgagagagaatatcatctgtaaattATAATcgttattattgtgacatcacatacaaaatCCACACATTGTTTCCCTTGGTCTGTATTTTAtaagctccgtcccaccaaccttgtaacagtgaggcatggtgtgatcttcctgtgtggaatcctgggaatacagaggacggggacatctctctggtgggtttctgtagctggatgactcctctatggtgtcctggtacagatctttgtgttcttttaaaaactctgactcctccatcaccccatcctcatcatcctcctcttttatctcttctttaacttcaattttagaatctctcaggtttccactctgaatatataataaaaattacatcaattgtaacaatgcagataatgtacagatcctaatgatactatcagtgattgttcctcatctacctgatgatggtgagggatggtgtgaccttcctgtgtggaatcccgggaatacagaggacggggacatctctctggtgggttcccattactggatccatctgtaggaaacacacacactgactgaatacattgtttctatgtgtttatcagatgatgggggatcttggtggaccctccgtactgctctctcctttacaataaagtctcctcttacccggtgatgtgaggggcggctgattgtccatcatgacgtccttgtagagatccttgtgtccttctaaatactcccactcctccatggagaaatagacagtgacatcctgacaccttataggaacctgacacacacaatgatacagtcaccatccagacacatcccttgtctgttactggataatgtcccagaattcccagcaccgctcacctctcctccatgatctctctggtgacttctagaatcttctttg
It encodes the following:
- the LOC141121697 gene encoding uncharacterized protein; protein product: MRKTSEECLTLSPDCKVEDEDITQFSPGENPTTSNVHPAPHSVDGPSYSSYPEEPQTVRDGAILPTDKRFSCTECGKCFSYRSNLYRHQRLHTGEKPYSCSECGKCYVTKANLVTHLISHTGKKPYSCPECGKCFSQKHHLYTHQRSHTGEKPYSCPACGKCFSQKHYLYTHQRSHTGENTYCCPECGKCFSQKHHLHTHLRSHTGENPYCCPECGKCFSQKHHLYTHLRYHTGENPYCCPECGKCFSQKHHLSTHQRSHTREKPYSCLECGKCFSQKSNLYTHQRGHTGEKPYSCPECGKCFSRKSDINRHQRSHTGDKLYSCLECRKCFSHKSHLNTHQRCHTGEKLYCCPK